The nucleotide sequence TTATTTTGTACTATAAATTCATCTAAAATAGCATTCACATTATCTCTTAAATTCACATTTATTGGAGATAATTTTCCTAAATCAAACGGGCCACTAGTATTTAATTTTAAATCTACATAATAATGTAATTCATCACCAATCGTTAAAGTGCTGTTCATTACATCACATTTTAATAATACTTGGAAAAAATTATCCATTGTATAATTATTACTAGAATTAATTAAATCTGTAAAATTAGGATTATTACATCCCCAAAAATTATAAGATAAATCTACATTACCAGAATAAATAAATACTGTGCTGTTTGTGTTATTTGCAAAATTTCTGTAAAATATTCCGTAAGAACAATTTAAATTACCATCCACAAATATTGCACCACCATATTCATTAGCTGTATTATTAATAAAATCACCTTGAATAACCATATTCCCAGAATTATACAAAGCACCACCATATTTAAAAGCAGTATTATTAATAAAATCACCTTGAATAACCATATTCCCAGAATTATACAAAGCACCACCATAATCAGCAATATTATTAGTAAAATTACCTACAATACTACAATTCCCAGCATTAAACAAAGCACCACCATAATCAGCAATATTATTAGTAAAATTACCTACAATACTACAATTCCCAGCATTAAACAAAGCACCACCATAATCAGCAATATTATTAGTAAAATTACCTTTAACATTTATATAACCTTTATTAGCAATACCAAACCGTTCCGCTGTATTATTCATAAAATTACCAATAATTGTTGTATTACTTCCAATTTCATTAATAAACAGACTAAACATCATTCCAGCTGTATTATTAATAAAATCACCTATCATAGTAGCATTAGTTTTAGAAATATAGCCAACACCACCATTCCATGTTACATTGTTTCTTATAAAATTACCTTTAATTGACAAATTACATCTTTCAATATAAATTGCCCCATAATGTCCAGCAACATTACCTATAAAATCACCAATAACATTCACATTACAACTATCGGCACATATAGCGCCAACAGAATTAGTAATTGCAGTGTTATTAATAAAATCACCATTGATAGTAATATAACCTCCATTACTATAGATTGCACCATAACTATAAAAAGCAGTGTTATTAATAAAATCACCGTCAATAGTAATATTACCTCCATCATTATAGATTGCACCAGCAAAATTGTCTACATAATTATTGATAAAATCACCATTTACATAAACAATACCAGAGTTATAAATAGCTCCACCATCATGAGCATGTCCATTTTTTAATATAACATTATTTAAAACAAGATTTCCAGTATTGGTTACATTAAATATTCTTGATTTATCATTTCCATCTAAAAAACCATTAGATATATTAATATTTTTTTTAATAATAATCCCATTTTTTAAACTAGAATCCGTAGCATTATTATATTTAACAGTAGCTCCACCTAAATCGACAGAATCGTTCAAATCTATTTGGTTTTTCAACCATGTAAAATCATGTTCATTTCTATTATCCATGATTTTTTCACTAGAATTCAAATCTAAAGCTGAAACAGCACTTATTGATATGAATAAGCAAATGAATACTATGAAAAAGATACTAATATATTTTATTTTCATAACTTACCTCCTTTAAGTTATAATTAATATTAAGATTTATAGAATATATATAATTTGTCTCCCATTTTTAATAGAATTGTATCAATTAAATAAACAAAAAATATTATAATAAGCAAAATACTATAAATTATTTAAATAAATAATTATAAAATTAGAAAAAATAATGAAAAGTATAAATTTTATTATTAATTTAAAACAACATGACATATAAAACAATAAAATTTATAATATTTTATAATTTTTATTATAAAAAATGATGTAAATTGCATCAACAATAATACTTAAAACTATTCCATGAGTAGCACCATTTTCATAGTTATCATTTATTATTCCAATCAAAATCATGATTAAATAGTTAATATCTAGAATAAACAAATGAATAAATTATAATAATATTTATATTAAAATGTTTTCACTAGAATTAGTTTTTTTATAAAAAATTATTTATTCTTTTAGGATTGTCCCAATGTTTTTATATAACTAATATAAACTTTTGACATATCTTGAACATTTAAAAAAAAATCATTTAATTGTATAAAATGATTATTAAAACAGAACAAAGGTATTTAATCGAAATTAATACCTGTTATTCTTAATCCACCATAATGGGATTTATATTTAATATTTAATCCAATTAGCAATGGAGTAATTTTTTCAATAATTCTAGCTTTTTCTAAAATACCACAATCAATTGTTTTAACACCAGGTATTTTATTAATAATATCAGTAGCTACTTTTTTAGAGTCTACATCATCACCTGCAATTAAACAATCACAATCAATTTCCTCTGGAATATTTGATAAGTGAGAGTTTGAAATATTACAAAATGCACAAATTACTTTTGCTCCAGTTCCTTCCAATATCTTTGCAGTTCTCTCAGCAGCAGATCCTTCCATTAAATCAATGAATCTAAAAGGTTTCCCACCAACAGCTGTTTCAAGAGGAACAGTTGCATCCATTACTATTTTATCTTTACAGAACTCTTTAATTCCTTCTAATGTTGGCTTTTGTGCGGTTAATGGTACTGTAATAATCAATACATCACCTTCACGAGCTGCATCCTCATTTGCCATTCCACACATATTAGACAAATCATAGTCAGCTAATTCTTCTTTTGCTTTAGCAACAATATCTAAAGCTTTTTTTTCTTTTCTTGAGCCTATAATAACATCTACACCAGCAATAGCTAAACGTTCACCAATTCCAAGACCTTGTGGTCCGGTCCCACCAATTACACTTACAATCATTTTAAAACACCTACTTTATTTTTTTATATAAAATTCCACCAACAAAAAACATATACTGTGGTAATTTACCATTTTCAGCATATACTACCTTAGAATCAAAGAAATCTTCAATGGTTCTATCTATATTCGCTCCTAATGACTCAGGAGAATATCTCATTTTAACGGGCATTTTACATGGCATGCCAAATTCTCTTGTACACCTCATACATAAATTACAACGTCCTAAATATAATCCAATTGAATCTTCATCTTCTTGGGAATAAATATCATTCATTAATCTTCCTTTAATACGCTCAATTCTAGTTAAAACCAAATCTAATTGAGGCGGAGTGAAAGTTTGTGACAACTCTTCTTCATCAAATTCAACTTTAAAAGCAATAATTTTAAATCTTTCATAAGTTTTCCAATATTCCTCAATATCGAAATCAAATGGGGGACAACTCCAATTTAGCTCATAATTTTCACATTCTTCGCAGAGTTTATGAAATTTACCAATATCCACATATTCATCAAAATATTCATTAACGTCAACATCAGCCATGAGTTTAGTTATCCCTTTCATGTTTATAAATTTATTATGAAACTTTATAAAATTTTCTAAATCAAAGAACAATATTTATTTAATTAAAATAAGCCCTATTTCTTTTGAGATAATAATTAATAAAAAGAAATGCAAATAGTGAGCTTAATGTCATTCCAACAACTAAATCAGAATAAATTCCATATCTAACCATTTAAGAATAAAACCAGATAGTATTGCAAAGAAAATTTCTGCAATAAAAAATCTAATTATTGTAAATGCAAGTAAACTTATACATTTTTCCATTCCTAGAATTATTATTAAACATCATAAACAAACTACTTATGATAACTGGAACTGATAAATACTCAAATTACTTTTAGGATGATTTACAATTAAATCAATGACTTCATTCATTTAAGATCTCATGATTTTTTGATTAGGATTTAAAAATTCATCTAAAAAGATTAAAAATTTCAAATCAAAATTTAATTCTTCTAAGTTCATAATTTCATAAGTTTCAACAATGCTTTTAGTAAGGTTTTTACCTACTTTTATTAATGAAATATGATTTTTTGTAAAGACATAGTCAATAAATCCAATAGCTGTTTTAAACTCCCGTTCAATGTTTAAAACTAAAAAATCATCTTTAGTATAACATTTATCAACACCATACTTCTTTATAAAATTTTCACATGCTTTTTTATAAAATATTTTAGGTCCATAATGGATTTTAACATTATTTAATTGACTAACAAGCATTTCAAAAATTAATATTGCATAAGTCTTTTCATCAGTAAAATAATCAGCCTTAAATACTAAAAATTCCTCTCTATTTAATTTTTCTGCTAAGGAGTCTGTTGTTTTTTTAAGTTGAGGATGTAAAGTATCAAGAGGAATCTCAGGAATTTCAAACTTAATAGCTATTATTTGTGAATTTCTGCTTTTAAATTCATCTAAAACAGATTGTTTTGAAATATTTTTAACATATGGATAAAAATAATCTTTTTTATTATCTGAAGCTAAATAATTACGTGCAGACTGAATAAATTCTGCCATTTTATCTAATCTTAAAGCTGCTCCGACATTACGATTCATATCTGTTGGATCTATTACAATTAATGGATCGTTAAATAAATTAGAAGTATTATAATTTTTCAAATCAATTACATGCCCAAATTTCCACATACTTGCTTTTTTTAAGCATTCCTCAAAAGTTCCATATTTAATGATCAATAATTCACATAAGTAGCCTGCAAATCCTCCTACTTTAAATTCTGACCCATAAGTTCCAGTCATGTCCATGAATCTCTTTAAGAGTAGAACTTCATCTTTTTGACTTTCAGATAAATTATTTTTAACAAATTTAGTATGTAAAATAGTTCTATCTACTGCTGTTTTTAATTGGCTTCCATCATCAATTTCATAACATGGGACAAAATCAACTTCATAACCATCAATAGCACAGGTAACATAAGGATGAGATGCATAGTGTTCAATAGCTACTCCATTAAAGTAATCATTACATTTATGGCCTAAGTAAAGACCTGTTTTTTTAAGATATGCTTCATCAGTACCTAATGGAAAAGATATAAAAATATCAATATCAGATTTTCCCCTAAGGTAAGTTCCTTTAGCTAGAGAACCAACTAATGTTGTTTTAGCGTTAATATTTTCTTTTAAACAACATTCATCAATAAAATTGCTTAGTTTTGAATAGATTGCATTAACTGCATCGTTTTCCTCTTTAGTAGGCCTAATATTATCTAAAATAAAATTATAATCCATAGAATCACAAAATAAATTCTTTTATATCTTCATAAATCGGACCTTTAGGGGTTAATGTGCTTTTTTTGAGGGTGATTTTTTTTACAGACATAGAAGCAATTTCAACATCATTTAACGATTCTATTGTTGATTTGACTATTGATTTTTCTTTAGCTGATTTCATACGCCCAATTGTTAAATGGGATGAGAATTTTTTGTCTCTATCAAAGCCCAATTTTGCAAATTCATCATCTAGTCGGTCATGTAATTCTTTAATAACTTTATCGTCTTCAATTCCTACCCAAATAACATTAATATGATTGATATTTGGAAAAGCACCACATCCTTTAATATTAATATTAAAAGGTGAAAAATCCTCTAAAGCACTAGTTATTTTCTCAGTTAAAGGGCTAATTCCATCTAAATCAATGTCCCCAAAGAATTTTAAGGTTAAATGCATATTAAGTAAATCTACAAACTTGATATTTGCATCTATTTTTTTAAATTCTTTTAATATTTCATTTAATTTAGGTTTTATTTTGTCATCTATATCAATAGCTAAAAAAGCTCTAATTTCAGGCATCAAATCACTCATTGTTCAATAATTGTCTCATCAATAGCTATCCCAAAATGACGTGCATTGCTTTCAATATATACTTTAACTTTATCACCTATTTTCACATTAGCTACTGATAATGGGTTATTATTTGCATCAACTATTCTAATTGTTTCTGCGTTTTGAAGGATAGTTCTAATGATTGTTCCTTCATATTTTGCTTCAATTAAGATTAATGGTCTTCTCTCAATTTTGCTTCTTCCTACATATGCAGTTCTTGTTTCACCTTTTGTATTTACAATTAATACTTCATCTCCAGCAACAAGTTCTGATAAATATCTTGTTTTATTTTGAGGACACATTACATATGCTTGAACCGGACCTGCATTTACTCTAAATGGTCTTGAAGCTACATATTCGCTTTTTAATGATTCTGAATGAATTAAAAACATTGCTTTAGAATAAGAACCAACAAGCATTCCTTCACCTGACCTCATCATATCAGTTGTATCTACACATACCCTATCTCCACTTCCAAGTGATTTTACATTTGTTATGGTTGCTTCTTTTAGTTCATATTTAATTTTTGATGCTTCAATAACTTCTTGAGCTATTTTTTTAGTTTTATTAAAATCATTTGCTTCAAATATTACTCCATCAGTCCCATGTTCTAATGTTTCAAGTGCTACTTTTGCTCCATTTAAATCCAATACTTCTGCTATAATATTTACATCTTCTTTTTGTAAATCTGCAATAATATTTTCAAGAGGAATAATAGTCCAATCAGTTCCAACAAGTATTATATAATCAACAACACGACCTAATTTAACAGCTAATTGTTCATGAGCTTTATCTATAATTTTAACATAAGCACAAACAGTTTTTCCTTCACTTTTTGCTTTTTTAGCTTCAATTAAATCTTTAGATTCACTATCTTGTTTTAATTTTAAAGATCCATCTCCTTCACTATTAATACCTACAAGATATATATCTGCATCATCATTATTAGCAATTATATTAACATTACCTAATTTTCTAATTTTATCATGGTCGTTAAAATCAAGAACATAATTAATACCTGATTCTAATGCAGTGGTAATCATTTCTTTTCTATTATCCCACTCTTCATTAGGAGTTTTAATCCAAGCAAATTTGTTTTGCAAGAAATCACCTTATTTTAAAAATTCTAATGCTTCATCAACATCTAAATCATGATGAACAACTTCTGAAATTGCTCTTGTAATTTTTCCTGGATTTTCAGCTTGGAAAAGATTACGTCCAAATGCAACACCTGCACCACCAACACTTAAAGAATCTTTAACCATTTCTAATAATTCTTCATCAGTTTCTACCTTAGGACCTCCAGCAATTACAACTGGAACAAGAGCTCCTTCAACGACTTCCCTAAATGAATCTGGATCTCCAGTATAATTGGTTTTTACAATGTCGACTCCTAATTCAGAACCTACACGTGCAGCATGTTTTACAAATTCCACATCATTTTCATCATCAACCTTTTGTCCACGAGGGTACATCATAGCTAAAAGTGGAATTCCCCAGAAATCACATGTTTCTGAGATTTCACCTAATTCCTTTAACATTTGACTTTCTGTTTCACTACCTAAATTCACATGAACAGAAACAGCATCTGCACCTAATTGAATGGCTTTTTCAACAGTAGTTACAGTTACTTTATCATTTGGATCTGGTGCAAGGGAAGTACTAGCAGATAAATGCACAATAAGACCTAAATCTTCACCATATCCTCTGTGACCTTGTTGTACTATTCCCTTATGCATTAAAATTGCATCTGCTCCACCTTGAGAAATACTTTCAACAGTTTCATCCATATTTATTATTCCTTTAATAGGACCACTTGAAACACCATGATCCATAGGAGCGATTACAGTTCTACCAGTATTTCTGTTAATGATTCTTTCTAAACGAATCTTTTTTCCTATCATTATAATTATCCTCATTAAAACCTATGAATTATATTTTTCTTATTAAGAGTATATAATATTAATGTATATTGAAAAATGAATAAAAATCAGTCCGAAAATTTAAAAAAAATAAAAAACTAATAAAATTTTTAAAAAAAAATAGATAATTTTCAATTAGCTTTAATCTATTTTATCTAAGACTGCATCGACCAAAACTTCTAAATTGGATAAATACTCCTCATACCATCGACGCCTAATTTTAGATACAAAATAAGCTACTGCTCCAGCACCAATACCTACAACAGTAGTGTCAAAAGCAACAATTATCGCATTAGCTAATGTATTTACATCGCCAGCACCTAAAGCAGCCAAACCTGGACCCATTGGAATTAACGTTCCCATTAAACCTAAAGTAGGTCCAATACGAGTAACAACGTCTGTTCTTTCAATTGATTTGTTGAAAATATTTTCTTCATTTTCAATTAATTTACGAGATAATGAAATTCTTGCATTTTTAGTTAAACTGCCTGCTCTTATGACCTTCATTAAAACCATTTTTTGAGATTTAGGAATTTTAACAGTTTTTATAATATTACTTACTTCATCTAAATCTTTTGCATTTGTAATTTTAAAAACCAATTTTTCAATTAAATCCATTGAAACTTTCATGCGTGAAGTATACTCTGATATAAAGCCTCCTAAGGCCAATATTACAAATACTGCAAATATTAATAAAAATATAATTACTGGGATTTGCAAACCCTGTGAGATTGCATTTAAAGCTGAAGATAAAAATTCACTTCCTGAAATTGTCGTAACCATGATATCACCTAATATAAATGACTGTTTCTTTTTGAATAAATTAAACCTATTATTAATAACACTACAAACACAACAACAAGTACAATTAAAGTATTAATTGATGATATTGTCATTGGATCCATTGTATTTGAAAGCATTTCTGCAATATTTGGAAGAAATAGTGAAGATAATAAGAAATATATCCCTAAAAAGAACATAAAATTACCTAAAACAATTGGATAAGGTTTATTTATTAATTTTACAAAATAATTTGATGCAAAATAAGTTACAATAATCGTTATAACCAATGCTGCTGCAACATAAACACTTAAATTAATTGCTCCAAGACCAACCGTTGGAGCAACAAGTAAAATACTTATAATAATTGAACCAAAACAACATGGACACGGTGCAACAATTGCCATACAAGTTGCTGCTGAGGTATTTCTTTCATGAACTTTATATTCCCTAATTGTAAAAATACCTGCTAAAATCATTATAACCGCCATGATTAAAAAAAATTCAAAATTATGAGCATAAATAAATTCTGTAATTTCATTTGTAAAATATGAGGAAATCCAAGCTAAAACTAAAACTCCCCCTCCATAACCAACAGATACCACTGCTAAATATTTTTTAGAGAAATTAGCTAGCCCTGTTGCAAGACCTAATTTCACACCAAATATCAATACTGCAGCAAGTATTCCTAACTGCCATAATGCACTAATAACATCCATATAATTCCTCCTTTCATATAAGCTTTCAAAACAATATTTTATTTACTCTTTTCAAAGCTTAAATAAATAAAAAAAATGTTGAAACAATATTCAACATTTTTATAACTCATCAAAAATTGAATCGAAGTCAAACTCAAACTCCTCATCAGAATTTTCATTATTAGACCTTCCTCTAATATAACCAACCCCAATGATTAATACTAAGCATAAAACTCCTAATACTGCTAAAATTGATAGACCAGTTTCAGAAGCTGATTTTGAAACAACTGGATTTAGTTCACTAGCTTTTTTACCATCTTGTGACTCACTACCATCATCTCCAACACTTGCACCATTAGATGCTGCTGAATCAGATGCTACATCAACACCAACGCCTAAATTAGAATTAGATATATCACCTGAACCAGAATTTTGTTTATCACTAGAAGATGCATGATTTGATTTGTAAGTAGTTGTTGCATTAGAACCATCTTGTGGATTAGGAGTTGATGGATCCTTTGGATTATTTGTATTAGGATTTGTTGGATTTGTTGAAGCATTTAAAAATACTGGATTTTTAGTAGCTTCATAAAGTTTTGGTAGCAATTTTGCAAGCATATCAGGATTAACATAATTTATAGCCCACTGCATCATTGCAATATTACCACAACTACAATCACAACATGCAACTCCATTTTGAACAGTTGCTTGAGCCCAAGTATTTGCAATATCTCTTATTGTAGCTTCATCTGTTTTCCAATATCCTTCTGATATTGCAGTTAACATTGTTCCACTCATGGAAATAAGAGAATAAGCATTGTTTCCTGATTGCAGCCATTTTTTAACGCCTAAACCATATTTATCCTTATAGTAAGTATCATAAATCTTATTCCACAAATCATTGGGTACTGCTGAAGGTCTTGTAACTTGCCAACCAAACAAATTGGTTACAAATTTATTTGAAATATAACGAGCTCCACTATACCCTTCTTTCATCATACCTTTAATCCATTCTGGATTATCATATCTTGCGGATATTTCTTTATTCAATACATTTTCAAGTGATGCAATATAAGGATTTGAAGTATCAGCATACATCAACACGTTCATTTTAGGAGTTTTACCAGATATATTAGCTACTGTCATTGAAAGACCTCCCCAATAATCAAAGAAGTCATCATTATCTAAGACACCATATTGATTGGTGTTGCGACTAACAACAATTGTATCTGCATTAGATAGTGCTCTTAAAAATACTAAAGGATTTGTATCTCCCCAATAATTTCTAGAATACATATTACCCATTCTTCCTAAATAGAAATTAGCTAATTCATCAGTATTATTCCATGTCCATGACATAGATACTAATTTAGATATTCCAGCACCATAATCTCCATTTGGAGGTGCAAATATACGAGTAATTGCACATTCACCTGCATAGCTTTCATTATAACCTATACTTAAATAAAATAAACAATCTTCAATCCAATGTTTTGCAACATAATTATATTTTAAAGGCTCAGAAGATGCTCCTTGATAGTTGATTCCTTCCATTACATATGTTAAAGCATTTTTAAGTTTAGAACCATATTCACTATTCATTAAAGTTGAATTTTTAATAATAGATAAATATGACCTAGCTAATGTCATTCTATAAGCATTATCTAAAAGAATAGCCTGATAAGAAAACAAATCTCTAAATAAACCACTTGTAACTACAGATACATCAATCCTTCTATGTGCCCATCCAACAGGTCTTACCAAATCATTTAAAGGAACAACTTCAGGAAAAGCTTCTACTTTCATACCAGTTACATATCCCTCATCATCAACACCTGCAGATGATGAATTATGCCATTTTGGTTTCATACCAAGTAAATATAAAACAACAGATACTAAAGTACCATTATCTCTTGCAGTTTCAACACACCAGATACCCATGATTATTTTTTCTGTTTCATCATCAAGATCACTTAATGTTAATAATGCAAGAATCTTTGCATAATTATATGCGGCCATAGTTGGAAGCTCAGCAGATTGATCTTGAAACATATTATCTCCAGTTGGAAGAATACTTGGTGTAGCTATTAAATCTCCACCACCACCAACTTGAATATACTTACCATTTAAACCATTGATAAAAGAATTTAACTCACTTGAAATACTTTCATCAATTAGATTAATATAAAATTTAGCAAGATTAAGGCAAGCAAACAACTCGGCAGAATCTATATCTAACACTCGATATATAACACTGGCATCAGCATAAACTAAAGCTTTACAAATATCATGTGATTTATTTAAAATAAATTCCCTCTCTAATGGAGATAAGTCAATATAATTTTTTGAGTAATAATGATTTGAAAGAGCTTTAAAAAGATTTGTTCTTCCTGCATTATTATCCATGTCAAAATCATGTGAAATCATAGCTGAAACGGTATTTGCAACATCCTCATCATTCCAAGGTTCTCCTATTGCATGAAGACCCAATGGATGAAGAGTATTCTGTATATCCTTAAGGAATGTAATTGTACCTTTAATTACATCATCATTACTTAAATTATTAAATTTATTTAAAGATAAACCAAAAGCAGGATAATATAAGTTTTTAATAATCAAATCTCTTAAATCATTGGCTAAAACTTCTTTTAATGCCTCATTAAATGTGTTTTCATACTCATTCACAATATTTGCTGCAACAGTTAAATTGCCATATAAGTGAGTGTAGGCCATGGGTGAAGTTAAATGAGAAATCAACACTGCAAAACCTCTTCTTTTCGCCTGAAGTGCTTCTCCTAAACCATCAGTAATATAGAAATATAACTGTGGAACATCCCCAACAACAATAGAACCATAATCATTGTAAGAAAGTAAAA is from Methanobrevibacter oralis and encodes:
- a CDS encoding cobaltochelatase subunit CobN, with translation MRKLKNRKLSIFLIFLIFVVSFSISTTFAEDLNETNITKNDFEISEIERCDNSNCDLTLNDNTGVVSSHNPKPKTIFLVSDSPGTNILDAASRELIDSGLNNVNLIVRSGNQVKIMSEGELYGLVNQSDAFIGEWVSTDVDSVLTSLLVKYPNLSKKELFLILEPPSGKISSTSTSIGLIRNNTIANVRIFDGFTNNELINYFTITKRGNSYDLIYDFLTNGDGVRFNPIFNKLVLYKDVHNKDNLKNQILYILNILGVDISYEEPDYTNDREYGIYRDDWYSLEEYIAKFFDPSKNRTIGILESTMYIRSHQLNTCYAIIDSLESKGYNIIPVFAAGGKKEQLTVMVDSFTNAPNINAFLKNSSNYDIYVDAIVSMVAYGVGGEFFANTTHFFEKAGVPVFRAVHSDYVSNENWELGSSGLTTTMSDKWWHVTIAETQGIFDATFVGGIYNLISNYTGACVNDFLPFMKNIDLLTDRIDSWVDLRYLSNDEKVLSIVYYNYPPGKQNIGSSYLDSIVSIYNLLYTLKSAGYNVGELPTNVSTLEDMMIRCGINVANWAPGELEKLANQPGITLLPVNEYVNWYNSLDDIVKLQVSEGPVAYIAELTKRAVELNYTLTIGKSIDDWYNQIVALLPENKTASGVNVLKNIVDSLKKYVNSGLKKDYDVFLGHYDEFKSLNISGLNGWGEAPGNVMTVNKDGENYFVIPGLTFGNIFVAPEPQRGWEADIENLYHCTAVAPTHQYLAAFYYMQKYYSNAMVFVGRHGTHEWLPGKEILLSYNDYGSIVVGDVPQLYFYITDGLGEALQAKRRGFAVLISHLTSPMAYTHLYGNLTVAANIVNEYENTFNEALKEVLANDLRDLIIKNLYYPAFGLSLNKFNNLSNDDVIKGTITFLKDIQNTLHPLGLHAIGEPWNDEDVANTVSAMISHDFDMDNNAGRTNLFKALSNHYYSKNYIDLSPLEREFILNKSHDICKALVYADASVIYRVLDIDSAELFACLNLAKFYINLIDESISSELNSFINGLNGKYIQVGGGGDLIATPSILPTGDNMFQDQSAELPTMAAYNYAKILALLTLSDLDDETEKIIMGIWCVETARDNGTLVSVVLYLLGMKPKWHNSSSAGVDDEGYVTGMKVEAFPEVVPLNDLVRPVGWAHRRIDVSVVTSGLFRDLFSYQAILLDNAYRMTLARSYLSIIKNSTLMNSEYGSKLKNALTYVMEGINYQGASSEPLKYNYVAKHWIEDCLFYLSIGYNESYAGECAITRIFAPPNGDYGAGISKLVSMSWTWNNTDELANFYLGRMGNMYSRNYWGDTNPLVFLRALSNADTIVVSRNTNQYGVLDNDDFFDYWGGLSMTVANISGKTPKMNVLMYADTSNPYIASLENVLNKEISARYDNPEWIKGMMKEGYSGARYISNKFVTNLFGWQVTRPSAVPNDLWNKIYDTYYKDKYGLGVKKWLQSGNNAYSLISMSGTMLTAISEGYWKTDEATIRDIANTWAQATVQNGVACCDCSCGNIAMMQWAINYVNPDMLAKLLPKLYEATKNPVFLNASTNPTNPNTNNPKDPSTPNPQDGSNATTTYKSNHASSSDKQNSGSGDISNSNLGVGVDVASDSAASNGASVGDDGSESQDGKKASELNPVVSKSASETGLSILAVLGVLCLVLIIGVGYIRGRSNNENSDEEFEFDFDSIFDEL